The following coding sequences lie in one Cucurbita pepo subsp. pepo cultivar mu-cu-16 chromosome LG13, ASM280686v2, whole genome shotgun sequence genomic window:
- the LOC111808035 gene encoding serine/threonine-protein kinase BRI1-like 2 codes for MERTVFQLSLLPLALPLIFIFFDLASSAEQQVVTSIKTDAAALLKFRALIDKDPNGVLTNWKLENDPCSWYGVSCQSGRAVALDLSGCNLAGNVYFDPLSSMDMLLSLNLSTNSFTINSTTLLQLPYNLQQLELSLAKVVGRVPDNLFSSCPNLVFVDLSFNNLTASLPENLLFNANKLQDLDLSYNNLTGSISGLRIHENSCNSLLRVELSANQIVGSIPSSISNCTNLQTLGLSYNSLSGEIPGSIGKLSSLQRVDLSHNQLTGWLPFDWRNACNSLQELKLCYNNISGVIPASFSACSSLQILDLSNNNISGPLPDAIFKNLVSLQSLLLSNNIISGSLPSSISHCKKLQLVDLSSNRISGLIPPGICPGAESLQELKMPDNLIIGGIPPEISLCSQLKTIDFSLNYLNGSIPAELGRLQNLEQLIAWFNSLEGKIPPELGKCRSLKDLILNNNRLSGEIPTELFSCSNLEWVSLTSNELNGEVPKEFGLLSRLAVLQLGNNSLSGQIPGELANCSTLVWMDLNSNKLTGEIPPRLGRQLGAKSLNGILSGNTLVFVRNVGNSCKGVGGLLEFAGIRPERLQQEPSLKTCDFTRLYSGPVLSLFTKYQTLEYLDLSYNELRGRIPEEFGDMVALQVLELSHNQLSGEIPTSFGRLKNLGVFDASHNRLQGHIPDSFSNLSFLVQIDLSYNELTGRIPSRGQLSTLPASQYANNPGLCGVPLPECQSEDQPLTSPNVEPGKGRTKAEVGSWVNSIVLGVLISIASVCILIVWAIAMRTRRKEAEEVKMLNSLQAIHAPTTWKIDKEKEPLSINVATFQRQLRKLKFSQLIEATNGFSAESLIGSGGFGEVFKATLKDGSSVAIKKLIRLSCQGDREFMAEMETLGKIKHGNLVPLLGYCKIGEERLLVYEFMEFGSLEEMLHGRVKMQDRRILTWDERKKIARGAAKGLCFLHHNCIPHIIHRDMKSSNVLLDHDLEARVSDFGMARLISALDTHLSVSTLAGTPGYVPPEYYQSFRCTAKGDVYSFGVVLLELLTGKRPTDKEDFGDTNLVGWVKMKVNDGKQMEVIDPELLSVTKASDESEAEEVKEMVRYLEITLRCVEEFPSKRPNMLQVVAMLRELMPGSTNGSSNSA; via the coding sequence ATGGAAAGAACTGTCTTTCAACTTTCACTTCTTCCTCTTGCTTTGCCACTGATCTTTATCTTCTTTGATTTGGCTTCATCAGCAGAGCAACAGGTCGTGACTTCAATAAAAACTGATGCTGCAGCTCTTCTTAAGTTCAGGGCTTTGATTGACAAGGACCCAAATGGCGTATTGACCAATTGGAAGCTTGAAAACGATCCATGTTCTTGGTATGGAGTTTCATGCCAATCTGGACGAGCGGTTGCTCTTGATCTGAGCGGCTGTAATCTTGCAGGGAATGTTTATTTTGATCCTCTGTCTTCTATGGATATGTTGTTGTCTTTGAACTTGTCTACAAACTCTTTCACTATAAACTCAACCACTTTGCTTCAACTTCCTTATAATTTGCAGCAACTTGAGCTCTCTCTTGCCAAAGTTGTAGGTCGTGTGCCTGATAATCTTTTCTCAAGCTGTCCAAATCTTGTGTTTGTGGATCTTTCATTCAACAACTTGACTGCCTCTCTGCCTGAAAATCTTCTGTTCAATGCTAATAAGCTTCAAGATCTTGATCTCTCTTACAACAATCTAACAGGGTCCATCTCAGGATTGAGAATTCATGAGAATTCTTGCAATTCTTTGTTGCGAGTTGAACTTTCAGCTAATCAAATCGTTGGTTCGATTCCGAGTTCGATTTCAAACTGCACGAATCTGCAAACACTTGGTTTGTCATACAATTCTCTCAGTGGGGAAATCCCAGGATCTATAGGGAAACTCAGTAGTTTACAAAGGGTGGATCTATCTCATAACCAGCTCACTGGTTGGCTCCCTTTTGATTGGAGAAATGCCTGCAATTCACTTCAAGAACTAAAGCTTTGTTACAACAACATTTCTGGTGTAATTCCTGCTTCCTTCTCTGCTTGTTCTTCCCTTCAGATTCTGGATCTTTCAAACAACAACATATCTGGTCCTTTACCAGATGCCATCTTCAAGAATCTTGTCTCTTTACAGAGCTTGTTATTGAGTAATAACATAATCTCTGGATCATTGCCTTCATCCATATCTCACTGCAAGAAACTTCAGCTTGTGGACTTAAGTTCCAATAGAATTTCTGGTTTAATCCCACCAGGTATATGCCCAGGAGCTGAATCACTCCAGGAACTGAAAATGCCAGACAATCTCATCATAGGAGGAATCCCACCAGAAATCTCGTTGTGTTCACAGTTAAAGACAATTGATTTTAGTCTAAACTATCTGAATGGCTCCATACCTGCAGAACTTGGAAGGCTTCAGAATCTTGAACAGTTGATAGCATGGTTCAATAGCTTAGAAGGGAAAATCCCACCAGAATTAGGGAAGTGTAGAAGCTTGAAGGATCTTATACTGAATAATAATCGTTTAAGTGGCGAAATCCCCACTGAATTGTTCAGTTGTAGCAATCTTGAATGGGTTTCACTCACTAGTAATGAACTCAATGGTGAAGTCCCAAAAGAGTTTGGTCTTTTGTCAAGGCTGGCTGTGCTGCAACTCGGGAACAATAGCTTAAGTGGTCAGATACCAGGAGAGTTGGCAAACTGCAGCACTTTAGTTTGGATGGATTTAAACAGCAATAAGCTTACAGGGGAAATCCCTCCTAGACTTGGGAGGCAGCTTGGAGCCAAGTCATTGAATGGGATTCTTTCTGGAAACACTTTAGTGTTCGTCCGAAATGTTGGGAATTCGTGTAAAGGAGTTGGGGGTTTGTTGGAGTTTGCTGGAATTAGACCTGAAAGACTACAGCAGGAACCATCACTAAAGACCTGTGATTTCACTAGACTGTACTCTGGTCCGGTTCTAAGTCTGTTTACAAAGTACCAAACTTTGGAGTACTTGGATCTTTCTTACAATGAGCTTCGTGGGAGAATACCAGAAGAGTTTGGAGATATGGTTGCCTTGCAGGTTCTTGAATTATCACACAACCAACTTTCTGGAGAGATTCCGACCTCGTTCGGCCGCTTAAAGAACTTGGGTGTGTTTGATGCATCACATAACAGACTGCAGGGTCATATTCCAGATTCATTCTCAAACTTATCATTCTTAGTTCAAATTGATCTATCTTACAATGAACTAACGGGGAGAATTCCATCAAGGGGGCAGCTCAGTACACTGCCTGCAAGTCAGTATGCAAACAATCCAGGACTTTGTGGAGTTCCCTTGCCTGAATGCCAGAGTGAGGACCAGCCACTGACAAGTCCTAATGTTGAGCCtggaaaaggaagaacaaaggCAGAAGTAGGGTCATGGGTTAACAGTATTGTTTTAGGTGTTCTTATTTCCATTGCCAGTGTCTGCATTTTGATTGTATGGGCTATTGCCATGAGGACAAGACGAAAAGAAGCAGAGGAAGTGAAGATGCTCAATAGTTTACAAGCAATACATGCTCCTACTACATGGAAAATTGACAAAGAGAAAGAGCCATTGAGTATCAATGTGGCAACTTTCCAAAGACAACTAAGGAAACTCAAATTCTCCCAACTGATTGAAGCTACTAATGGCTTCTCAGCCGAAAGTCTCATCGGGAGTGGCGGGTTCGGTGAAGTGTTTAAGGCAACGCTAAAGGATGGATCGAGTGTTGCAATCAAGAAACTGATACGTCTTAGTTGCCAGGGGGACCGTGAATTCATGGCAGAAATGGAAACTTTAGGAAAGATCAAACATGGAAACTTAGTACCTCTTTTGGGTTACTGTAAAATAGGGGAGGAGAGGCTTCTAGTGTATGAGTTCATGGAGTTTGGTAGCCTAGAAGAGATGCTTCACGGAAGAGTAAAGATGCAGGACAGAAGAATTCTAACATGggatgaaaggaaaaagattgCTAGAGGTGCTGCAAAAGGACTTTGTTTCCTACATCACAACTGCATTCCACACATAATACATAGAGACATGAAGTCAAGCAATGTACTCCTGGACCATGATTTAGAAGCTAGagtttcagattttggaatGGCTAGGCTGATAAGTGCTCTTGACACTCATCTGAGTGTAAGCACACTTGCAGGCACTCCTGGTTATGTCCCTCCTGAGTACTACCAGAGCTTCAGGTGCACGGCAAAAGGCGATGTCTATTCGTTCGGTGTCGTCCTGTTAGAACTCTTGACAGGGAAACGACCAACGGATAAGGAGGATTTCGGGGACACCAACTTAGTGGGATGGGtgaaaatgaaagtaaatGATGGAAAACAAATGGAAGTGATTGATCCAGAATTGCTGTCGGTAACCAAAGCAAGCGATGAATCAGAAGCAGAAGAGGTTAAAGAAATGGTTAGATATTTGGAGATAACTCTTCGGTGTGTAGAAGAGTTTCCTTCCAAAAGGCCTAACATGTTGCAGGTGGTGGCCATGCTGCGAGAATTGATGCCTGGATCAACCAATGGAAGCAGCAACAGTGCTTGA
- the LOC111808730 gene encoding glutamate decarboxylase 3-like produces MAPTTSPPAPPTASSSASTPGNGGAGYRNVMQNCHDNAMVLKEGLENTGRFSIASKDMGVPVVAFSLKDRSRHDEFEVSKMLRRFGWMVPAYPMPEGAKHVSVLRVVIREDFSRILAGCLVQDIVKVLEELDSLHQIKTVGFSYLN; encoded by the exons ATGGCGCCGACAACTTCTCCACCGGCTCCGCCTACTGCTTCGTCGTCAGCCTCCACTCCTGGCAATGGTGGTGCT GGATACCGCAATGTGATGCAAAATTGTCACGACAATGCAATGGTGTTGAAGGAAGGGTTGGAGAACACAGGGAGATTCAGCATAGCATCGAAGGACATGGGAGTCCCCGTGGTGGCGTTCAGTCTCAAAGACAGAAGTCGCCACGACGAATTCGAGGTGTCAAAAATGTTACGACGGTTCGGGTGGATGGTGCCGGCGTATCCAATGCCAGAGGGGGCCAAGCATGTGTCAGTTCTTCGTGTGGTGATTAGAGAAGATTTCTCTCGCATCCTTGCGGGGTGTCTTGTGCAGGACATCGTAAAGGTTCTGGAAGAGCTCGATAGTCTTCACCAAATAAAAACGGTTggatttagttatttgaattag
- the LOC111809184 gene encoding transmembrane 9 superfamily member 2, with amino-acid sequence MKISLLFTLFWIAISPTLVASDASDHRYSEGDPVPLYANKVGPFHNPSETYRYFDLPFCSPGDVKEKKEALGEVLNGDRLVSAPYKLDYKREKDIEVACKSKLTKDQVAQFRAAVKKDYYFQMYYDDLPIWGFIGKVDREGRDDPSEYKYFLFKHIQFDISYNRDRVIEISARMDPHSVVDLTEDKDVDVEFMYTVKWRETDTPFEKRMDKYSQSSSLPHHLEIHWFSIINSCVTVLLLTGFLATILMRVLKNDFMKYAQDEEAADDQEETGWKYIHGDIFRFPKHKSLFAAALGSGTQLFTLTVFIFMLALVGVFYPYNRGALFTALVVIYALTSGIAGYTSASFYCQLEGSNWVRNLLLTGCLFCGPLFFTFCFLNTVAIVYKATAALPFGTIVVIVLIWTLVTSPLLVLGGIAGKNSRIEFQAPCRTTKYPREIPQLPWYRSTVPQMAMAGFLPFSAIYIELYYIFASVWGHKIYTIYSILFIVFIILLIVTAFITVALTYFQLTAEDHEWWWRSFLCGGSTGLFIYGYCLYYYYARSDMSGFMQTSFFFGYMACICYGFFLMLGTVGFRAALFFVRHIYRSIKCE; translated from the exons ATGAAGATTTCTCTGCTCTTCACCCTTTTCTGGATCGCCATCTCTCCCACCCTGGTGGCCTCTGATGCCTCCGATCACCGCTACAGCGAAGGCGACCCTGTTCCTCTTTACGCCAACAAGGTCGGCCCATTTCACAATCCCAG TGAAACCTACCGGTACTTTGATCTGCCCTTCTGCTCACCAG GTGatgtaaaagagaaaaaggaagctCTTGGTGAGGTGTTGAATGGAGATCGTCTTGTTAGTGCTCCCTACAAGCTTGAttataaaagagagaaagatatAGAAGTTGCTTGTAAAAGCAAGTTAACAAAGGACCAAGTTGCTCAATTTCGAGCTGCAGTGAAGAAAGATTATTACTTTCAGATGTATTATGATGACTTGCCCATCTGGGGTTTCATTGGAAAGGTTGATAGGGAAGGCAGGGATGATCCAAgtgaatataaatatttcctATTCAAGCACATCCAATTTGATATTTCCTACAATAGAGACCGTGTGATCGAAATTAGCGCTCGAATGGATCCTCATTCTGTAGTCGATCTGACCGAGGACAAGGACGTTGATGTAGAGTTCATGTATACTGTGAAGTGGAGGGAAACAGATACTCCCTTCGAGAAGAGGATGGATAAGTACTCGCAATCCTCTTCGTTACCACATCACTTGGAAATTCACTGGTTTTCGATTATTAATTCATGTGTAACAGTTCTTCTTTTGACCGGTTTTCTTGCCACTATTCTGATGCGTGTCTTGAAGAACGACTTTATGAA gtatgcaCAAGACGAGGAGGCAGCTGATGATCAAGAAGAAACTGGTTGGAAATACATCCACGGCGACATCTTTCGATTCCCAAAACACAAATCGTTATTTGCTGCAGCCCTTGGCTCTGGCACTCAGTTGTTTACCCT cACAGTTTTTATCTTTATGTTGGCACTAGTTGGAGTGTTTTATCCATACAACCGAGGAGCTTTGTTCACGGCCCTGGTGGTCATATACGCTCTCACATCGGGGATTGCAGGATATACATCAGCCTCATTCTATTGCCAACTTGAAGGATCAAACTGG GTGAGGAATCTATTGCTTACGGGCTGCCTCTTCTGTGGGCCTCTGTTCTTCACATTCTGCTTTCTTAACACTGTGGCTATTGTTTACAAAGCAACCGCTGCACTTCCCTTTGGCACAATTGTGGTGATAGTCCTCATATGGACATTGGTAACATCACCATTGCTTGTGTTGGGTGGTATAGCAGGAAAAAATAGCAGGATCGAATTTCAGGCTCCATGTCGCACCACGAAGTATCCTCGAGAGATTCCACAGCTACCTTGGTATAGGAGCACTGTTCCTCAGATGGCAATGGCAGGGTTTCTCCCCTTCAGTGCTATATACATTGAGCTTTACTACATATTTGCTAGTGTCTGGGGTCACAAGATATACACAATTTACAGTATTCTATTCATTGTCTTTATCATCCTTCTGATAGTTACTGCTTTCATTACTGTGGCTTTGACCTACTTTCAACTGACCGCTGAAGATCATGAATGGTGGTGGAG ATCTTTCCTTTGTGGTGGCTCAACTGGTCTGTTCATCTATGGTTACTGCCTGTACTATTATTATGCGCGCTCGGACATGTCAGGTTTCATgcaaacttcattctttttcgGGTACATGGCTTGCATCTGCTATGGATTCTTTCTGATGCTCGGAACGGTAGGCTTCCGTGCAGCCCTGTTTTTTGTTCGTCACATCTACCGATCGATCAAATGCGAGTAG
- the LOC111809168 gene encoding protein SHOOT GRAVITROPISM 5-like: MLKPSSSSSSSSAAAAAAASAASTPYSSAAPPLLPPPPPPPPPPNSDHGLTTKRKRRPAGTPDPDAEVVSLSPKTLLESDRYVCEICNQGFQRDQNLQMHRRRHKVPWKLLKKPHTVDAIKKKVFVCPEPTCLHHDPCHALGDLVGIKKHFRRKHSNQKHWVCDKCSKAYAVHSDFKAHLKTCGTRGHSCDCGRVFSRVESFIEHQDACNIRQMRSDQWQLMPLSLPLLQTANPLRGFPILSSNKDHDLNLHLSSPSSAFLNLSIGSNKEPNDKRQLELAIEEKAYADEARRDAKRQIEIAEVEFTNAKMIRQQAQAELEKARILKEEASRKMSSTIMEITCETCRLHFHMSSVAAAEETSLAISYMSSATTEGDGE, from the exons ATGTtgaaaccttcttcttcttcttcttcttcttctgcagcagcagcagcagcagcctcAGCAGCATCCACACCTTATTCTTCTGCTGcccctcctcttcttcctcctcctcctcctcctccccctCCTCCCAATTCCGACCATGGCCTCaccaccaaaagaaaaagaagacccGCCGGCACTCCAG aTCCGGATGCTGAAGTCGTTTCCTTATCCCCCAAAACCCTTCTCGAATCCGATCGCTACGTTTGTGAGATATGCAACCAAGGCTTCCAAAGGGATCAGAATCTCCAAATgcaccgccgccgccacaAAGTACCTTGGAAGCTACTCAAGAAGCCACACACGGTGGATGCCATCAAAAAAAAGGTCTTTGTTTGCCCCGAGCCGACATGTCTCCACCACGACCCTTGCCATGCCCTTGGTGACCTCGTTGGCATCAAAAAACACTTCCGCAGAAAACACAGCAACCAAAAGCACTGGGTTTGTGACAAATGCTCTAAAGCTTATGCTGTTCATTCCGATTTCAAAGCTCACCTCAAAACCTGCGGTACCCGTGGCCATTCCTGTGATTGTGGCCGTGTCTTTTCCAG AGTGGAGAGCTTTATAGAACACCAAGACGCTTGCAATATCCGCCAGATGAGGTCCGATCAGTGGCAGCTCATGCCATTATCACTCCCATTACTACAAACCGCTAATCCACTACGAGGGTTTCCAATTTTATCATCAAACAAAGACCATGATCTCAATCTCCATCTCTCTTCTCCAAGCTCCGCCTTTTTGAATCTCTCAATTGGGTCCAACAAGGAGCCGAATGACAAGCGTCAGCTCGAGCTCGCAATCGAGGAGAAAGCATACGCAGACGAAGCAAGACGAGACGCGAAGCGACAAATCGAAATCGCCGAGGTTGAGTTTACCAATGCCAAAATGATAAGGCAGCAAGCTCAAGCGGAATTGGAAAAAGCAAGGATCTTGAAGGAAGAAGCCAGCCGGAAAATGAGCTCCACCATTATGGAAATCACTTGTGAAACTTGTCGGTTACATTTTCACATGAGCTCCGTCGCAGCAGCCGAAGAGACCTCGCTCGCCATCAGCTACATGTCGTCTGCTACGACAGAAGGTGACGGAGAatga
- the LOC111809001 gene encoding uncharacterized protein LOC111809001: protein MSGGSELHSLSLFNSSPLGIAVMDAAATAAAALDSSFMPAISTGYLEDALVDYNSKRRRLGHHLVEFEFPQRYWSSFCTWGGDALASFDWNNNQIDDMNNFTEEGLSTSPKNRVLKTPPEMEPFSTPNSSAGSGSERKKRKKRKVVYPFALVKPGGVEGDITLNDINKKMLMPPTRAVRHPVGDFACRPYVTAEGRGLSGKAVVALTKIHTQGRRGSITIIRTKG, encoded by the exons ATGAGTGGTGGTAGTGAACTTCACTCTCTATCTCTCTTCAATTCCTCGCCCTTGGGTATTGCAGTTATGGAtgccgccgccaccgccgccgccgcgcTGGACTCATCTTTTATGCCGGCGATTTCCACCGGATATTTGGAAGATGCGTTGGTTGACTACAATTCCAAACGACGGCGTTTGGGTCATCATCTTGTTGAATTCGAATTCCCACAGAGGTACTGGAGTTCATTTTGCACATGGGGTGGAGATGCCCTTGCGAGTTTCGATTGGAACAACAACCAAATTGATGATATGAATAATTTTACAg AGGAAGGACTAAGCACTTCGCCCAAAAACAGAGTCCTCAAAACGCCGCCGGAAATGGAACCATTTTCCACTCCAAATTCCTCCGCAG GGAGTGGAagtgaaaggaagaagaggaagaagaggaaggtgGTGTATCCATTTGCATTAGTGAAGCCAGGAGGAGTAGAAGGGGATATAACCTTAAACGACATAAACAAGAAGATGTTAATGCCTCCGACACGGGCGGTCCGACACCCGGTGGGGGATTTTGCGTGCCGGCCATACGTAACGGCGGAGGGACGGGGTCTATCCGGCAAAGCGGTGGTGGCGTTGACGAAAATCCATACTCAAGGAAGGAGAGGGAGCATCACCATTATCAGAACAAAGGGTTAA